The window ACTTCAACCCGTTTTGAATTTTCCAGCAAAGAAAGCCTTGTGTTATGGAATGTTTTGGGTTTCCTCTCAATTTGACAGCATTGCCATCCTCGACGTCCGTTAAGATAGAGCAGGTATCATAACAGTCTCTGGGACAGGTACTGAAAGATACTGATTGTTTTGGTATTTTCATTATTTCAGTAAGCTAAAAAATTTACTGTGAGAACAGCGCTGTTTTGGAAGGAAATGACAGTTCCAAGGCTTCCATCTCTACCTGCATTTAACCGGAGTTCAATTATTTTGCAGCGGGTATGGTGGGTCAATGCATATCCAAAGAAAAAGCTGTATAAGATATTCCAGACATCTTATACAGCTTTTTCATGTCAAATTTAACTGTTTCTGCCAGGAAAAGATCCTCGATGATTTCAGAGAAGAACTGTTATGCATCTAGGATGTTCATGGAAGATTCTCTCTCCCAATCCATGATGTAGTTGATTCCTGTTATATCCGCAGCTTCTCTGGTTAATGCGAAAATATCATCCCTTTTGATTTCACTGAGGTCAAACCTCCTTGATCCGGCCATTAACTGACGAAGACCCATTGCCATTTTTTCATAATAGGAATACATACCCAATACCCCCGGAGTAACTTCACCAAATTCTTCCTTTACTTTTGATGAGTAATAGAAAATCTTATCAATAGAATCACCATGTTCCGAAGCAGGTTTTGGTATTTTACCGGCCTTAATCGCTTCTCCATTGGTATTCCCAACCATGGTAGCACAGATTGTAGACCGAGACATCCCTACAGCCTTTACGAATGGTGCAGCCAACGCGAATGATTTATAAATATGATCTTCGGCCGTAAGTCCACCTGCAAGAATTATATCCGGCACATAGTCTCCCCTGTCTGCCAGTCTCTTGCAATACTCATACGTCATTGCGGCAATATAAACGGTAGGCACACCCCATTCATTCATCATTCTCCACGGACTCATACCCGTCCCGCCACCCGCACCGTCAATGGTTAAAACGTCAAGTTTATAAATCGAGCAGAACTTGATGGCCCTTGCCAGATCAGACGGTCTATATGCACCTGTCTTCAGGAATACATATTTAGCGCCAGCATGTCTCAGGTGGTCTACCTGCTTACCAAAATCATCAATCGCTTTGGGTAGATATTCAGATATTGCCTTCACCCTGGTATGTCTCTCAAATCCCTCAACCGCTCCTGTTTTAAAGGCTTCCTGCACGATTTTATCTTCCGGATCAGGGATTACAATGTAGCCCCTTTTTTTCAATAGTATTGCTTTTTCCAGATTAAAAATCTTAACTTCACCACCTATGTTCTTAGCGCCCTGCCCCCATTTTAATTCAACGGCATCTGCGCCGAGTGTGTTCATGCTATACTCAAGGACGCCAAGCCTCCAATCTTCCGGATTTGCCTGAATGGCAATAAAGCCATAACCGTCTCTCTGGTTATCTTTAAAAGATTTAAACCTTCTCTCTAACTCCTTACATTTTGTGACCTTATGGTTGGAATCGAACTCAGAAGTTTCATCCATCCCTACCACATTCTCACCAATTACTATCCCTGTACCGCAAATGGCTGAACCTGCCCCGAGATCCGCAAAATGGTTCTTGGCTATCTCAGTGGAACCCAAACCTGTACAGATCAATGGGAATTTTAACTTAAGCCCTCTATCTCTACCGAGACGTGTTTCAACATTTACATTTGTAAACTGTTCGTACTCTCTCTGGTGATGACTGGCTACGGTCCCTGAAATGTTGAAATGTGAATAGTCTACAGGATAATCTTTTGTTCCACTGGACGTGCTTTTTCCAAATGGTATAGGGTATATGGTTTCCGGCCCCCTCATAGCTGAAAGACCAATTTCGCAGTATCCCGGACATCCGTCAAGGCAGACAACACACATTCCGCTTTGCGGCAATACATCCCTTCCGGTTCTCGTTCTTGTACCCGTTGCAGCGGATTTATTGGGTATTTGCAAGCTTCCCATTCCTAGTCCTCCTCTTTCGTTTATAAAAAAGTTATTGAGTTATATGAAAAGTATAAATACTTAGGTGTCAGATGCAAGAATAAAACGTCTTTTTATATAACTTTGTAAAAGTAATTGCAACAAAGTATTTATACCGTTCGACAACACAACATCTAAGTCTTTTTGTGGCTGATAGATATGAGGGGTTTCTCGTAGATATTCTTTGCGTGAACAATAAAAAATTCACAAATTATCATGGATGGAAACACGGGAAAGGCACAAATGGAACTTCTTCTTGCTGCTCCCTGCCTGAAAGCCAGAGTCACTTATCTGCAGAATTCAGAATGCGTAAGCGTTAAGAGGTTGCAAGCTTACTGTGCCCGGTTTCCTTTTCAGGGGATATTTCACCCCATTAAATACTTTGATATGTTTCATGGAAATTTATCATTTCTCTAATGAGGTGAATCTCAGGCACCTGCACAATGCCTCTCCTGTACGTGAAATTTATCTACTCTCTTATGAAGAGCTGTTAAATTAAACTTTTTTTATAAACCACTTGCCCTTTCAAGGCCATTCCACAATACGGTTCTTGCATCAAGAAAATCTATCGCACCTTCTCGCAGCAGTTCCTGATGATCTTCTGTTGTTGCATAGGGAAGCAATGAATCTTTTATCCCTTCTGCATGTTCAACATCCAGCTCAATGTGTGCGGAGAAGAAGAGGACATCATCCTCAGTCAGTCCAGCCGCCCTGCACCCTTCACGAATATAGGTATACATCTGTGGTACGATGTATTCGGTTCCCGGTCCCATGGCTCCAAAGGCATAAATATAGTTAAGAAATCTGATATTGAGATACTTTTCTACAAAAAGCTTCGTTTCCGGCAGCGGTTTGATGGCATCAAGATTTTTTTGTGATGTGTCGATACCAACTGACCGTAAAAACCCTCGGAAAATTGCAGGATGAGTCAACTCAGGACTCATATCACGTTTCTCTTCCTGCCGGGCGCCATACTCTTCACCAAGATTTTTGATCAAGGGAGCCCTGGACGCTTCGTCTGGTGTTATCGCAACCAATGCTGCAAGGTATCGCGCAAAATGACGTGAAAAACAGTAGTACTGTTCTCCAAAAAGTTTGATATGAGACTTGTTTACCTTCTTCTCCTGAAATTTCTTTAAATATGAATGATTGAGCGCAGGGTGCGCTAAGCATTCCTTTTGTAAATCGTCCACAAATTTGTCGGCTGAAACGGCAACCATGATAATCCCTCCTTAAAAAAAGCAGAAAAATTAAAAATTTGACTTCCTGACTTTGTGTAATGCTAGCAATGCGCGTACCAGAAAATGTCAACGAATGCGGGGGGTAATATCTGCGGCAGTCTTAAGTTGTATTTAAATAATATCTTATACGGTGGTTGTGCGGGAGGAGGGAAAGTTTTTCCTCTTTCTCTCATGAGTGATTTCCGAAAAAATGTTCTCTCCTCTTCGGAGTCCTGAAGAGTAAGGTAAATAAATTCGTGTTACAGGTGAGGAGAAGAAGAAATAGTGGTTTTTTATCAGAAAACAGCTCGGAAATATTGGGCAAGCAGATCTATGACCGTTTCTTTGAAGAGCGCAATATTTCAGGGTGTGAGAGGTGTAACTGCCTGTCATAAAAGAAGATATTTGCTGAGAGAAAGAATGTCTCAGTTAAGATTTCTGTTAAATTCTCAAGAGCAACAGGGTATAGGGGATAAGAGAATGAGTGAGAGATATAGCGAAATAATTGCGGTAGCCGCTCTGTTTTGTGGTAAGCGTTCACCGGTTTATTGTTCAGGGTTATCTTTCCGGATGTTTATGGTACCATTATGAGCGTATATATTCTTCTATCTTCTTTGCGATCGTAGTGAAGATCCATTCAAATTTTTTGTTGTCGGTTTCTAACAGCGTTATCCGGAACCCATTGAGATTACAACTGAAACCCGTTAATGGTACAACACATATTCCAGTTGCTCCGAGCAGATAGTATACAAATCTTTTATCCAGGGCAACCTTTTTGGAGATTTTCTCGATATAGGTCTGTATCCTCTTGTTATGAATTTCAAGTTTCTGCATGGTATTTAAAACGCCATCTTTAAATACAACTGTCATATAAAAGGCTCCATCTGTCTGGTTTACAATTATGCCATTAACTCCTTTTAATATATCATACGCTAATCTCGACCTCATTTCATATCTCTCATTTCTTTCTTTGTTATAGGTGTTATAGCGTTCATCACCCATTAGTAGCGGAATCACATGCTGTGGCAGGGTGGTTGAGCATACTTCCAGCATCTTTGCGTTTACTATCGTATTAATGTATTCTGCAAATATCGGATCTCTATTTTTATTGTATAGTTCTATCCATCCACAACGAGCTCCAGGCCAGGGGAGTTCTTTGGAAATCCCTCTCATCGAAATACCGCAGACCTTGTTGATTACCTCACTTAACGGTGTTGAAACCTTTCCATTATAGGTGATATTCAGGTAGATCTCATCGCAAATGATAAACAAGTCAAATTCTTCAGCTATGCTGACGATATCATCCATCACGCTTTTCGGATACACTGTTCCTACCGGATTATTAGGATTAATTACTAATATTCCGGATATCGCTTGATTCTCCTGGACCTTTCGACGGAGATCTTCAAGATCGGGATACCAATTATCATTCGGATTAAGGTTGTACATTATAGGGTCTTCTCCTGCGTGAGCTGCCTCTCCTGAAGAGTGTGTAGAGTATGCGGGTGAAGGGCCTATTACGCGTGTTTCTCTTCTTAAATAATTATAGATTTTTGATATGGCATCTCCGATACCATTAAAAAAGAGTATATCTTCTTTTGTTACCTGAACACCCTCTCTTTTTCTTTTATTACAGAGGTTTGCCAGATATTCTCTTGTCTTTTCCAGCCCTTTTGTTGAGCTGTACGCAAATGAAGAGTCTTCATCAATGGCTTTTTTTATTGTATCTTTTATCCATGATGGAATTTTTTCACCTTTTTGAACAGGATCTCCAATATTTTCCCAGCAGATTTCTAACCCCATATTTCGCAATGTATTACCCACAGTTACTATCTCACGTATTTCATATCTCAGTTCATGTGATCCAGCATGTACGATATTATTTCTCATTCTCTTTCCCAGGATGTTTATAACGAAGAGTGTGCTTCGAATCCAAAAAAAAAACAATCCAGATGGTTCGTCTATTACAATAGGTACAACCGAAGAAGGATTGTGCAGTCTTGGCTCTAAATGGTAGTCGCCGCTATTTTAGGTATTGTATGAAAGAAAATCAAGAAATTTACACTCCGGTGCTGTTTTGTGAAAATAAAGAGATCTTATTTTTCCATGAAGAGTATTTATTGACATTTTTTAGAGTATCATTAGAATAGAGGAGTTTTCAGAATCTCAGGTCTCATGTCTCAGAAATTTCCAACTCATGAAAATGAATTGGGCGTTAACGTTTTCCCTTCAACAATTGTCAGTTTGTTAACATTGTATCTCTCTATCATGCGGTAAAAGGTTTTATTTGCCCAGCCAGATGGTGAATCAACCTGATTCTTCGTTTTGTACGGTTAACAGATTAAGATTTCGAAAGGTTTCTCAGTGGCAAATCTTTTACCCCGTATACTATGCAACAGGGATGGGTATTGTTACGATCAGAAAGCAATGTTCTACCATTGAATAACTTCACTCTCATAGCAGGAAGGGGTCGCGTCGCGGCATGATTCTCTTTATGGCAAAATGTCTAAGGCCTGTTTTTATCACTGGGTGTATCCTGGTTGTAATCGGTAATGGATGTATCGTAGTGACAACCGGACGGAGCAGATCTGTTGAGCCGCCAATGAAACAGCATTCAGTTGGAACCGTTGTGACTGGCGTTACAAAAGATGAACCTGCGACCAGTCAGCCTGAGAGTCAGGGAGCGGGGTATTTATCAAGCGGATCCACGGTAAGTGTGGGCTTATTAGATGGAGACGAAGAGCTGAAGATCTTTGAAAAAGTCAGGAAACTGGAAAAAACCCTGGAGAGAGAAAAAGAGATGCGTGAAACTCTTGAACAAAATTTAACCGATGTTACACGTGCCAGAGAAAAAGTTGATAGAGAGTTTGCGTTAACAAGAAGAGAACTTGAAGGGAATATTAAAAGTTTAAGAGAAGAAATCAGGGTCTTGGAGGCAAAAATAGAGGATTTAGAGGAGAAACTTGCTGTTGCTGAATTAAGACCAAAAAAGTTAGAGGAAAAACTGATTGAGGCGCAAATCGCGGAAACAAAGGCTATGCAGGAGCTGTTCAAGTTAAAGATCGATCAGCTAGAAAAAGATGAGGAATAATACAACATGGCATGAGACGTTTACCAGTTTTATCCGAAAACCATTATACGATACGTATAGTACAATTCCGGAAATCACTTTAAAGATGAGAAAAGGCATACTGACTAACCTGCTCCTGATTGTTATTACGATCATCCCCGCAACAGGGTGCATTACGGTCAATCAAAAAGAGTTCAATTCTATCAGTTTCTTTAAATCCGATGAATACAGCGGTACACCCATTCATCGGGTATTGATCGTACCATTTGCATTCGAGACAAAAAGGGAGAAAGTCGTAAAAGAGGTTACAGAAGCCTTTTTTATAGAATTTCAAAAGAGTGCAAGGTTTGAAACGATACTTCCTCATGACATACAAAATGGTTTACTCCGGCAAAATGATCTCTGGACCAAGGGGCTTGTCAGGGCTGAGTCCATAATTGAGGCGAGAAAGAGGTACAAGGTGGACGCAATTATCTTCGGTAAGATTACCCATTATAGACCGTATGATCCTCCGATACTTGGGATAAAGATTGGCATGTTTTCCACTGTCACGGGAAATGTGCTATGGAGTTCAGACGCGATATATGATAGCAGTGAAGCGTCTGTGGTGCGGCTGATAAAGGACTACCATAAAAATAATTTTCAAAAGAGTCAATCTCTTTATGATTGGAAAATACTCTTATTATCCATGAAACGTTACGCACAGTTTGTTGCATATCACATAATAGAAACCTTATAGAAGAACGGTAACGTCTGATTTTTCAGATCATTCTTTGAATCACTCTTCTTTCAGGTTCAACTCTTCAGATTTTTCTCAGAATAAAAACAGGAGGCTCAAGAAAGTTTTTCCGTGCAGGGTGGAAAAACATGTCATGGGAATTCCTTTCATCGTTACAGTTCATGAAAAAAAAATTCAGGTATCAAAAATAGCTTTTGCCTAAAGCATTATAAAATAACAGTTTAGACACAGGTATAAAAAAATTCAGTTTATCTCCTGTTTCTTTGTTTTTGGCACACAGATAGCGGTAACCTCATGTGCAGAAATTGAAATCTTCTGCAACCTCTTAATCTTCTCTTCATAACTTTATTACAAATTATGACGGAACAATCTTTGAATACACTGCCCGGGATTTTTTCGCCATCAGATTCTTCTCAGATGGCTGTCGTGTCAAATAAGAATCATAAGGGGCAGACCAAAACCGGTGAACTGAGCTTTCTGCGAGTATTAACAGACAGCAGGGAGGGTATGGAAGGGGTGTTAAACCAGGGCCTCGTTATGGGACAGGGACAAAATCTGATACCTCCGGCTGACGAAGTCCAATTCTCTTCAGGGTTGTACGTAAACCGTAATTCCCTCATCATTGATACGTGGCAGGTATCAGCCGGTATGGAGTATGATCGCGTGGGAAAAGAAGAACTCCTTGATGGTATTATTAATCAGGTACCTGGCAGCGAAGCTCTATCAACACCAATTAACGAAGCTTCGTTATTGCATCTCCTGGTTTCAGATACGCGTCAGTTCCTTAATGCAGAAATTGAGTTGGGGGGAAACGCTAAAGATCTTGCGAAAAGAGCAGCAGAAACGCCAAACAGCAATTCAGTCATACTTTCATCTGCAGGGGTTCCGATTGGACAGATTCAGGGTTCAGGAGTATTGCCTGATCAAAATTTTGCTGGTAATATTGGTAGGGAAGAACCGTTATCATTACCTTCCGTAGACAGCACAGATCTCAACCATGATACACCATCACCGCAATACACTCCACAAAGAGGAGTGGAAGAGCGGGTATCAGATTTTGATCTCAATGGGTCTGATGTGTCGGAAAACCAAACGAATGAAAAGAGCATAAAGACGCAGGGGCTGGATATCGAGCAAACCGTAAAAACGGCTGATACCGTGACCAACAGTGAAAAGGTCATTCAGGACAAAAAGCAGCAATCTCCGGAATTGTTCAATACGAGAGCAGGAAAAATGGGGGAATCGTTGATTTCAGAAGTCGGGGCAAAGAGCAATGCCATGGAGCAGTCGGTATTACGTTCTGTTAATACGATACCATCTGTCAGGGGGAGTGCAGGGCAGAAGGAAAATGAGGGTGGTAATACCCTGTCAGTTTCAAAGATTGGCCAGTCTCTGGACAGTGCATCTTCAACGGATAACAGCAGCATGAATACCCTTAAACAGGGTGAGCTGGCAACGCAGATAACAGAAGGAAGCAGTATGATTACAGAAACTCAAGGAGATGCACCAAGAGAGGAAACGAACCAGAACCTTCCATACAGTAAACAGGATCTGGAGTCAAGGATACCTGCACCGAATACCTCAAAAGAGATAAGTGTGAACCCGACACCGGAATCCCCCAGTTCGGACATGACTGATCATATTGCACAGAGGGCCAGGCTGTTTTTACAAGGGGGGAAATCCGAAGTACGGATTCAGCTGAATCCACCCGAACTTGGAAACCTGAAACTGGAATTTACCGTTGTGGATGATGTTATCGAGACAAAAATTTCCGTAGAGAAGTCAATGATAAAGGAGATAATCGAGAAGGATATTCCCCGGCTGCGAGAGCTTCTTTCGAATGCGGATGTCGATGTTGGAAGGTTTGATGTTTTTCTTCAAGAGAAAGAAGGAGCAAGGCAGGATTTTATGAACAAGGGGTTTCTCTCAGATACCAGTAGTAAGGAGGAGGAAAACCCTGCAGATGGAGGCAATGACAATATTCACGAAGAGGGAGTTGATGATGTGTTGGAACAGAATACCGTAATCTCTAGCAGAATTAACTATCTTGTATGAAAGAGAGGTAAAAATGGACGTTTCGAGTGTAGGTAATTCCAATGTAGACAAAGAGGCTTTTTTGCGATTATTTACAACACAATTAAAGAATCAAAGTCCAATGGATCCGCTGA is drawn from Candidatus Scalindua sp. and contains these coding sequences:
- a CDS encoding FMN-binding glutamate synthase family protein yields the protein MGSLQIPNKSAATGTRTRTGRDVLPQSGMCVVCLDGCPGYCEIGLSAMRGPETIYPIPFGKSTSSGTKDYPVDYSHFNISGTVASHHQREYEQFTNVNVETRLGRDRGLKLKFPLICTGLGSTEIAKNHFADLGAGSAICGTGIVIGENVVGMDETSEFDSNHKVTKCKELERRFKSFKDNQRDGYGFIAIQANPEDWRLGVLEYSMNTLGADAVELKWGQGAKNIGGEVKIFNLEKAILLKKRGYIVIPDPEDKIVQEAFKTGAVEGFERHTRVKAISEYLPKAIDDFGKQVDHLRHAGAKYVFLKTGAYRPSDLARAIKFCSIYKLDVLTIDGAGGGTGMSPWRMMNEWGVPTVYIAAMTYEYCKRLADRGDYVPDIILAGGLTAEDHIYKSFALAAPFVKAVGMSRSTICATMVGNTNGEAIKAGKIPKPASEHGDSIDKIFYYSSKVKEEFGEVTPGVLGMYSYYEKMAMGLRQLMAGSRRFDLSEIKRDDIFALTREAADITGINYIMDWERESSMNILDA
- a CDS encoding iron-containing redox enzyme family protein; this translates as MVAVSADKFVDDLQKECLAHPALNHSYLKKFQEKKVNKSHIKLFGEQYYCFSRHFARYLAALVAITPDEASRAPLIKNLGEEYGARQEEKRDMSPELTHPAIFRGFLRSVGIDTSQKNLDAIKPLPETKLFVEKYLNIRFLNYIYAFGAMGPGTEYIVPQMYTYIREGCRAAGLTEDDVLFFSAHIELDVEHAEGIKDSLLPYATTEDHQELLREGAIDFLDARTVLWNGLERASGL
- a CDS encoding pyridoxal phosphate-dependent aminotransferase produces the protein MRNNIVHAGSHELRYEIREIVTVGNTLRNMGLEICWENIGDPVQKGEKIPSWIKDTIKKAIDEDSSFAYSSTKGLEKTREYLANLCNKRKREGVQVTKEDILFFNGIGDAISKIYNYLRRETRVIGPSPAYSTHSSGEAAHAGEDPIMYNLNPNDNWYPDLEDLRRKVQENQAISGILVINPNNPVGTVYPKSVMDDIVSIAEEFDLFIICDEIYLNITYNGKVSTPLSEVINKVCGISMRGISKELPWPGARCGWIELYNKNRDPIFAEYINTIVNAKMLEVCSTTLPQHVIPLLMGDERYNTYNKERNERYEMRSRLAYDILKGVNGIIVNQTDGAFYMTVVFKDGVLNTMQKLEIHNKRIQTYIEKISKKVALDKRFVYYLLGATGICVVPLTGFSCNLNGFRITLLETDNKKFEWIFTTIAKKIEEYIRS
- a CDS encoding flagellar hook-length control protein FliK, with translation MNTLPGIFSPSDSSQMAVVSNKNHKGQTKTGELSFLRVLTDSREGMEGVLNQGLVMGQGQNLIPPADEVQFSSGLYVNRNSLIIDTWQVSAGMEYDRVGKEELLDGIINQVPGSEALSTPINEASLLHLLVSDTRQFLNAEIELGGNAKDLAKRAAETPNSNSVILSSAGVPIGQIQGSGVLPDQNFAGNIGREEPLSLPSVDSTDLNHDTPSPQYTPQRGVEERVSDFDLNGSDVSENQTNEKSIKTQGLDIEQTVKTADTVTNSEKVIQDKKQQSPELFNTRAGKMGESLISEVGAKSNAMEQSVLRSVNTIPSVRGSAGQKENEGGNTLSVSKIGQSLDSASSTDNSSMNTLKQGELATQITEGSSMITETQGDAPREETNQNLPYSKQDLESRIPAPNTSKEISVNPTPESPSSDMTDHIAQRARLFLQGGKSEVRIQLNPPELGNLKLEFTVVDDVIETKISVEKSMIKEIIEKDIPRLRELLSNADVDVGRFDVFLQEKEGARQDFMNKGFLSDTSSKEEENPADGGNDNIHEEGVDDVLEQNTVISSRINYLV